Proteins found in one Geomonas subterranea genomic segment:
- a CDS encoding helix-turn-helix transcriptional regulator, with the protein MSKKLLNEKEVAEAIGMSVAWMRSKRVYGGGIPFIKMGDNARASVRYTPEAVEAYMRDRVKNSTSAY; encoded by the coding sequence ATGTCAAAAAAGCTGCTTAACGAGAAAGAAGTTGCCGAGGCAATTGGAATGTCGGTCGCCTGGATGAGATCCAAGCGTGTCTATGGAGGGGGGATACCGTTTATCAAGATGGGCGACAATGCAAGGGCTAGTGTGAGGTATACCCCGGAAGCTGTGGAGGCTTATATGCGCGACAGGGTAAAAAATTCGACAAGCGCGTACTGA
- a CDS encoding protein-export chaperone SecB has product MGEELPSASDREVSANLTMSHQFELEKKVLKLSMKVEIGGADMPFALSIEGGSLFVFDNVVTDANDLRKVAEVNCAAITFPYVRELVSETIRRAGFPPLNLPPMNFVELYKKNHPEP; this is encoded by the coding sequence GTGGGTGAAGAACTGCCATCAGCCAGTGATCGGGAAGTGTCTGCCAACCTCACGATGAGCCACCAGTTTGAGCTTGAAAAAAAAGTTCTTAAGCTGTCCATGAAGGTGGAGATTGGAGGAGCGGACATGCCTTTTGCTCTCTCTATCGAGGGCGGTTCTCTGTTCGTCTTCGACAATGTAGTGACAGATGCTAACGACCTTCGCAAGGTCGCTGAAGTGAATTGTGCTGCGATTACATTTCCCTATGTAAGGGAACTTGTATCAGAGACTATTAGACGTGCGGGCTTCCCTCCATTAAATCTCCCCCCGATGAATTTCGTAGAGTTGTACAAAAAAAACCATCCAGAACCTTAG
- a CDS encoding APC family permease, translating to MGQEFSTARQSLVRRLATAIFGAPKYLKDPGLFHKMSLIPVLAWVGLGADGLSSSSYGPEEAFRTLGSHTYLAMALAAFAALTVFIISYAYSRIIEHFPHGGGGYIVASHMLGPDAGVVSGSALLVDYVLTITVSIASCVDALFSYVPQAYHVWKVEVGCALAVLLIVMNIRGVKESIAVMAPIFMVFVGTHVLLLLNGILTHADRFAHVAAGFRTGLSHDLSSIGIFGILMLFLRAYSLGGGTYTGIEAVSNGLQIMREPRVQTGKRTMMYMATSLAFTAGLLLVCYTLVGISPVAGKTFNAVLADTLFAGWPFGATIAFITIFSEGALLLVAAQTGFVDGPRVMSNMAVDSWLPHRFGALSVRLTMRNGILLMGIAAILLMLYTGGSVSALVVMYSINVFLTFSLSQLGMSRFYIQRRHEDPQWVRHLSVHLVGLILCATILVVTTFEKFAEGGWLTLVMTSAVIALCYLIKGHYRSVRKGMAQLDEALLDFPTSGIRNDADPCRNDLTAIQLVSAYSGFGVHTLLSILTTFPKTYKNVIFVSVAVIDSGSFKGAEELAALESSVQQGLDKYVELARRLGYAAECRMTVATDVVESVVEVCKELGEQYPRSTVFTGQLTFRLEKFYHRMLHNETAFAIQRRLQWDGLTTVILPIRVSI from the coding sequence ATGGGACAGGAATTTTCCACCGCAAGGCAAAGCCTGGTCAGGCGATTGGCCACGGCGATTTTCGGCGCGCCCAAATATCTCAAGGACCCGGGGCTTTTCCACAAGATGTCCCTGATCCCGGTGCTGGCGTGGGTGGGGTTGGGGGCCGACGGCCTCTCATCCTCCTCATACGGGCCCGAGGAAGCCTTCCGCACCCTGGGCAGCCACACCTACCTCGCCATGGCGCTCGCAGCCTTCGCCGCTCTCACCGTCTTTATCATCTCGTATGCCTACTCCCGCATCATTGAGCACTTCCCGCACGGAGGCGGGGGGTACATCGTGGCGAGCCACATGCTCGGGCCAGACGCCGGCGTAGTCTCAGGAAGCGCACTCCTGGTCGACTACGTGCTCACCATCACCGTGTCCATCGCTTCCTGCGTCGACGCCCTCTTCAGCTATGTCCCCCAGGCCTACCACGTCTGGAAGGTGGAGGTCGGCTGTGCACTAGCCGTGCTCTTGATAGTGATGAACATCAGGGGGGTGAAAGAATCCATCGCGGTGATGGCGCCGATCTTCATGGTCTTCGTGGGGACCCACGTGCTGTTGCTCTTGAACGGCATCTTAACCCACGCCGACCGCTTTGCCCATGTGGCCGCCGGGTTCCGAACCGGCCTGTCGCACGACCTCTCCTCCATCGGCATCTTCGGCATCCTGATGCTCTTCCTGCGTGCCTACTCCCTGGGGGGCGGCACCTACACGGGGATCGAGGCCGTTTCCAACGGGTTGCAGATCATGCGCGAGCCGCGGGTCCAGACCGGGAAGAGGACCATGATGTACATGGCTACCTCGCTTGCCTTCACTGCGGGACTCCTGCTCGTTTGCTACACCCTGGTCGGCATCAGCCCGGTGGCGGGGAAGACCTTCAACGCGGTCCTGGCGGATACCCTCTTTGCCGGGTGGCCCTTCGGCGCGACCATCGCCTTCATCACCATCTTCTCAGAGGGAGCCTTGCTGCTGGTCGCGGCCCAAACCGGATTCGTCGACGGCCCCAGGGTCATGTCCAATATGGCGGTCGATTCCTGGCTGCCGCACCGGTTCGGGGCCCTGTCGGTGCGTCTCACCATGCGTAACGGTATCCTTCTCATGGGAATAGCGGCCATCCTGCTCATGCTCTATACCGGAGGGAGCGTTTCGGCACTGGTGGTCATGTATTCCATCAACGTGTTTTTGACCTTCTCCCTGTCGCAGCTCGGCATGTCGCGCTTCTACATCCAGCGCCGCCACGAGGACCCGCAGTGGGTGCGGCACCTGTCGGTGCATCTGGTTGGGCTGATCCTGTGCGCCACCATCCTGGTGGTCACCACTTTCGAAAAGTTCGCGGAGGGGGGGTGGCTCACCTTGGTGATGACGTCGGCGGTCATCGCATTGTGCTACCTCATCAAGGGGCACTATCGCTCGGTGCGCAAGGGGATGGCGCAACTTGACGAGGCGCTGCTCGATTTTCCCACCAGCGGCATCAGGAACGACGCCGATCCCTGCCGCAACGACCTGACCGCGATCCAACTGGTTTCGGCGTACAGCGGCTTCGGTGTGCACACGCTCCTCTCGATCCTGACCACCTTCCCGAAGACATACAAGAACGTGATTTTCGTGTCGGTAGCGGTCATCGACTCGGGTTCCTTCAAGGGAGCGGAGGAGCTGGCGGCGCTGGAAAGTTCGGTGCAGCAGGGGCTGGATAAGTACGTGGAACTGGCGCGCCGGCTTGGTTACGCGGCGGAGTGCCGGATGACGGTGGCGACGGACGTGGTGGAAAGCGTGGTGGAGGTCTGCAAGGAATTGGGCGAGCAGTATCCCCGCTCCACCGTGTTCACCGGCCAGCTCACCTTCAGGCTGGAAAAGTTCTACCACAGGATGTTGCATAACGAGACCGCTTTCGCGATACAGAGGCGACTGCAGTGGGACGGCCTCACCACGGTCATTCTTCCGATCCGGGTAAGCATCTGA
- a CDS encoding DNA primase family protein codes for MFDTPDISDIREQVEARVVEENELLPPPAVTPVQESPIDRDLVRKCLANNERGDGILYSRLHRGKFVYVKKSQEWLKFSSHFWEQDVYQEHLRAVEKVALAYKEVGDALQPAIDQQGSDLRELKGRAKVAAGLVVDAEKAIKDAIKERTGLSEAEHQYESAKAAAAELDNMVKAAAVELGALISEQKAYHRRIDRLRAINGASKCAEWAHIVEHPLAISGDELDQQPWLLPCKNGIIDLRTGELRPGTPGDWLTKACPVEYRGFEEPCPEWEKFLASIQPDPDILRFLPTLFGYGITGHSIEQFIAVFMGPGRNGKGVLFEILEMILGPLYWTIQAELLLENKNARSSAGASPDIVALKGRRICAASETDQGRRISCARVKELTGSDTLNARLLYDKHDTNFRPTHKLFLRTNNVPEGLTKDFALRERLLYITFPYRFVDDPVVKAQEDPPNAEFYRLKDRGLKDRLVKELPGILAWLVRGCAQWQADGKLKPPESIRNAVEELRHAEDYVGRFICDCCDQTGPEQWEVYNLLYASFVRWYCEEECIDKDSKDAKFIPSSKRVSAELKSKGYDSPDKKSTGGTKRVYGLKLVVP; via the coding sequence ATGTTTGATACTCCAGATATTTCAGATATCAGAGAACAAGTTGAAGCCCGTGTTGTAGAGGAAAATGAGCTTCTTCCGCCCCCTGCTGTCACACCTGTTCAAGAGAGCCCCATTGACCGCGATTTGGTGCGCAAATGCTTGGCCAACAACGAGCGTGGTGATGGCATCCTTTACAGCCGGCTCCACAGGGGGAAGTTTGTCTACGTCAAGAAGAGCCAGGAGTGGCTTAAATTCTCGTCCCACTTTTGGGAGCAGGACGTGTACCAGGAGCACCTTCGCGCAGTTGAGAAGGTGGCTCTTGCCTACAAAGAGGTGGGGGACGCCCTACAGCCAGCCATTGATCAGCAGGGGAGCGACCTGCGGGAGCTGAAAGGTCGCGCAAAAGTTGCGGCTGGCTTGGTCGTAGATGCAGAGAAGGCGATTAAAGATGCCATTAAGGAGAGGACGGGACTCTCCGAAGCCGAGCATCAGTATGAATCAGCAAAAGCGGCTGCTGCCGAACTCGACAATATGGTTAAGGCTGCAGCTGTTGAGCTCGGTGCGCTTATCTCTGAGCAGAAGGCATACCACCGCCGTATCGACCGGCTGAGGGCCATCAACGGGGCGTCGAAGTGCGCGGAGTGGGCCCACATCGTAGAACACCCCCTGGCGATCAGCGGGGACGAGCTGGACCAGCAGCCCTGGCTGTTGCCATGCAAGAACGGGATTATCGATCTTCGCACGGGCGAGTTGCGACCAGGTACCCCCGGTGATTGGCTCACCAAGGCTTGCCCTGTGGAGTACCGAGGCTTCGAGGAGCCATGTCCGGAATGGGAAAAGTTTCTCGCCTCGATTCAGCCGGACCCGGACATTCTCAGGTTCCTGCCGACGCTCTTCGGGTACGGGATCACCGGCCACTCAATCGAACAGTTCATCGCGGTCTTCATGGGACCTGGCCGCAACGGCAAAGGAGTCCTCTTCGAGATCCTGGAGATGATTCTGGGGCCGCTGTACTGGACTATCCAGGCAGAACTTCTGCTCGAGAACAAGAACGCACGTTCCAGCGCCGGCGCGTCTCCCGACATCGTGGCTTTAAAGGGGCGCCGGATCTGTGCTGCGTCTGAGACCGACCAAGGACGGCGCATAAGCTGCGCCCGGGTGAAGGAACTTACCGGCAGCGATACCCTCAATGCCCGCCTCCTGTACGACAAGCACGACACCAACTTCCGACCGACTCACAAGCTGTTTCTCCGCACCAACAACGTGCCGGAGGGGCTTACTAAGGATTTCGCGTTGCGGGAGCGCTTGTTGTACATCACCTTCCCATACCGGTTCGTAGACGATCCGGTGGTCAAGGCACAGGAGGATCCACCGAACGCGGAGTTCTACCGCCTCAAGGATCGTGGCTTGAAGGATCGGCTGGTCAAGGAGCTACCCGGTATCCTCGCGTGGCTGGTCAGAGGCTGTGCACAATGGCAGGCTGACGGGAAGCTGAAGCCGCCGGAGTCGATCCGCAACGCTGTTGAGGAACTCCGGCATGCGGAGGACTACGTCGGCAGGTTTATTTGCGACTGCTGTGACCAAACTGGCCCGGAGCAGTGGGAAGTCTACAACCTGCTCTACGCGTCCTTTGTGCGCTGGTACTGCGAGGAAGAGTGCATCGATAAGGACAGTAAGGACGCCAAATTTATCCCTTCGAGTAAGCGGGTGTCAGCGGAGCTGAAAAGCAAGGGGTACGACAGTCCCGACAAGAAGTCTACGGGGGGAACGAAGCGCGTGTATGGCCTCAAGCTCGTGGTGCCTTAG
- a CDS encoding helix-turn-helix transcriptional regulator: protein MQRLLNEKEVAEQIGVSVHWLRRKRVTGGGIPFIKLSDGKGAVRYEQEAIEAFMQTRVRRSTSW from the coding sequence ATGCAGCGGCTACTGAATGAGAAAGAGGTGGCAGAGCAGATAGGGGTATCGGTGCACTGGTTGAGGCGGAAGAGGGTAACCGGCGGCGGGATCCCCTTCATCAAACTCTCGGATGGTAAGGGGGCGGTGAGGTATGAGCAGGAAGCAATAGAGGCCTTCATGCAGACCAGGGTAAGGAGGTCGACCAGTTGGTAG
- a CDS encoding CHC2 zinc finger domain-containing protein: MTFLDQVQNYVVLRKSGKNMVGPCPKCGGTRDSDRFVVNTVKDFGHCYSCGFNTDVIRLLREMEGLSCPDAHREADRRCDSPDCPAWSKCSKGEGRVRQRRDDRATPAAPREEKGYTPTMAEDPDARWQDRAQEYVTRCHQRLLESPEQLAYLASRGLPREAVVKYQLGWIPETEFKSRRAWGLPDKWHNDEQRWITSMGFQQGILIPWFINGRVHRLRYRKAKVSGPKDPRYMWVDGSGTDIVCLNPQAGAHCVVESDLDGLLVDWLAGDLVGAVPLGSCSVHPKASVYELLNKSLRILVAMDFDGEIREGKVHAPGAKASQWWKTTFPFTARRWPVPKGKDPGEAYAEGVNLRDWVVAGLPPAMRVSSQGREEVKALPRSFDREGLQRLLSITTKEVIAARPAGAQTWLDQNHPSLVKELVELSKIVDDAYAAEDEATFLETLEAWRLQHLNAWAVYECSSSMPSIPSHEKTSMGEGANGL, encoded by the coding sequence ATGACCTTCCTTGACCAGGTCCAAAATTACGTTGTGCTGCGGAAGTCCGGGAAAAATATGGTGGGCCCCTGCCCCAAGTGTGGAGGCACCAGGGATAGCGACCGGTTCGTGGTCAACACGGTCAAGGACTTCGGTCACTGCTACTCCTGTGGCTTCAATACCGATGTGATCAGGCTTCTTCGGGAAATGGAAGGCCTTAGCTGCCCGGATGCACACCGGGAAGCGGACCGGCGCTGTGACAGTCCAGACTGTCCTGCATGGTCGAAGTGCTCCAAGGGAGAAGGAAGGGTGAGGCAACGCCGAGATGATCGCGCAACCCCTGCAGCTCCTCGGGAGGAAAAGGGATACACGCCGACCATGGCAGAAGATCCGGATGCAAGGTGGCAGGATCGGGCTCAGGAATATGTTACGCGCTGCCACCAACGGCTCCTGGAGTCCCCGGAACAACTGGCCTACCTGGCAAGTAGAGGGCTCCCTAGGGAAGCCGTCGTGAAGTACCAGCTTGGATGGATACCGGAGACAGAGTTCAAAAGCCGGCGGGCCTGGGGGCTGCCAGACAAGTGGCACAACGATGAGCAGCGGTGGATCACGTCGATGGGCTTCCAGCAAGGGATCTTGATCCCCTGGTTCATCAACGGCCGGGTGCATCGGCTCAGATACCGTAAAGCAAAGGTCTCCGGACCAAAGGATCCGCGCTACATGTGGGTCGACGGTAGCGGCACCGATATCGTTTGCCTCAATCCCCAAGCAGGGGCGCATTGTGTAGTCGAAAGCGATCTGGATGGCCTTCTGGTCGACTGGCTGGCCGGGGACCTAGTGGGGGCTGTCCCGCTGGGATCGTGTTCGGTACACCCAAAGGCCTCGGTGTACGAACTGCTAAACAAGAGTCTTCGCATCCTAGTGGCAATGGACTTCGATGGAGAGATCAGAGAAGGCAAAGTTCATGCTCCAGGTGCAAAGGCGTCTCAATGGTGGAAGACGACCTTCCCTTTTACAGCTCGTCGTTGGCCTGTTCCCAAGGGGAAAGATCCAGGGGAGGCCTATGCCGAGGGCGTCAACCTCAGAGACTGGGTAGTAGCAGGTCTTCCGCCGGCGATGAGGGTTTCTTCTCAGGGGCGGGAAGAGGTAAAGGCCTTGCCGCGGAGCTTTGACAGGGAGGGACTGCAGAGGCTCCTCAGCATCACCACCAAAGAGGTCATTGCTGCACGTCCTGCCGGCGCCCAGACATGGCTCGACCAAAACCACCCGTCGCTGGTGAAAGAGCTAGTGGAGCTTAGCAAGATTGTCGACGACGCGTATGCAGCAGAAGACGAAGCCACCTTCCTTGAAACGCTAGAGGCATGGAGGCTACAGCATCTGAACGCATGGGCGGTGTACGAGTGTAGCAGTAGCATGCCGAGCATTCCCAGCCATGAAAAGACTTCCATGGGGGAAGGGGCCAACGGCTTATAA
- a CDS encoding type II toxin-antitoxin system MqsR family toxin translates to MRQICWLGQWCNPTFCGRNNAIHKMYNPHRLKYHNDTFCLDNHPREIIIMPNGPHYSLEEIKNLLRDPDTRIIRRRDRAVAASLGYADDDEMVDRIIRLHPSEFYKTMEAETPGAQGLWQDVYKSNEGNGTGLYIKLQIASGAGVVISFKQDTSRR, encoded by the coding sequence ATGCGCCAGATATGTTGGTTGGGCCAATGGTGCAATCCCACATTTTGTGGTCGAAACAACGCTATCCACAAGATGTACAATCCCCATCGCCTGAAGTATCATAATGATACTTTTTGCCTTGACAACCACCCGCGAGAAATCATAATAATGCCTAACGGACCACATTATTCACTTGAAGAAATAAAGAATCTGCTGCGTGATCCCGATACGCGAATAATAAGGCGTAGAGACCGGGCTGTGGCCGCTTCACTCGGTTATGCCGATGATGACGAAATGGTCGACCGCATTATTCGTCTCCATCCTTCTGAATTTTACAAAACGATGGAAGCTGAAACCCCCGGAGCCCAAGGGCTCTGGCAGGATGTTTATAAATCTAATGAAGGAAATGGCACTGGTCTTTATATTAAACTACAGATAGCATCTGGGGCTGGTGTTGTGATTTCCTTTAAACAAGATACCTCTAGGAGGTAA
- a CDS encoding major capsid protein, producing the protein MSIDAFLRRTLAPVVQRVPVPGRFLRQRFFGRVYTFGTTDIDIDVVMPKRGMAPYVHPTLAGKVTSSQGYTMKTYTPPTLKPNKLITPDHLYVRRPSATLYDQGEDLAKVLDELMGERVAEINDEIAFRIEQQASKALFAGVIPVTGEGYNHIIDFNLPPTHNIILLNAAAWDQVGTATPWDDLVNACRINAQDGQVVSDTVVFGAEAWPLFREDLRAKGLLNMLNLDLGMISPTQIDPGTTYLGSIRDSDMNVDLFSYSARYQDEDGTMKPYIPVDEVFVGSTLATGNQELYGAVQSLQTSNFRGQIFIDVEFRKNPELIELLPQSAPLIALLEPAAGTRIKVK; encoded by the coding sequence ATGAGTATCGATGCATTCCTCAGGCGCACGCTGGCCCCTGTAGTCCAAAGGGTGCCGGTTCCCGGCAGGTTCCTGCGGCAGCGGTTCTTTGGCCGCGTTTACACCTTTGGTACCACGGATATCGACATCGATGTCGTTATGCCTAAACGTGGGATGGCGCCTTACGTTCATCCCACTCTAGCCGGCAAGGTTACTTCGTCGCAGGGGTACACCATGAAGACCTATACGCCGCCAACCCTTAAACCAAACAAGCTGATAACTCCTGATCACCTGTACGTCCGTCGGCCAAGTGCAACCCTGTACGATCAAGGGGAGGACCTGGCTAAGGTGCTCGACGAGCTGATGGGGGAAAGGGTGGCTGAGATCAACGACGAAATCGCTTTTAGGATTGAGCAGCAGGCATCCAAGGCGCTTTTCGCCGGTGTCATCCCCGTCACCGGTGAGGGCTACAACCATATTATCGACTTCAATCTCCCTCCCACTCACAACATCATTCTTCTGAACGCGGCCGCCTGGGATCAGGTTGGAACAGCTACGCCCTGGGACGACTTGGTGAACGCGTGCCGGATCAATGCCCAGGATGGGCAGGTCGTATCGGACACCGTTGTATTCGGTGCTGAGGCATGGCCGCTCTTCCGTGAAGATCTGCGAGCAAAAGGGCTGCTCAATATGCTGAACCTAGACCTGGGGATGATATCCCCTACGCAGATCGACCCCGGCACAACATACCTCGGCAGCATCCGTGACTCCGATATGAATGTGGACCTCTTCAGCTATTCGGCGCGATATCAGGACGAGGACGGAACGATGAAGCCTTATATTCCGGTGGATGAGGTTTTCGTCGGGTCTACGCTTGCTACAGGGAACCAGGAACTCTACGGCGCAGTCCAGTCGCTGCAGACCTCCAATTTCAGGGGACAGATTTTCATCGACGTAGAGTTCCGGAAAAATCCTGAATTGATAGAACTGCTGCCTCAATCGGCGCCGCTGATCGCCTTACTCGAACCGGCAGCAGGTACGCGAATCAAGGTGAAGTAG
- a CDS encoding response regulator, with product MKGEDQKTNLPRVLVIDDEVAIQRFLKTALGTGDYSVHIAGTAHSGLAAAVAVRPDVILLDLGLPDLDGMEVIRRVREWSQVPIIVISVREREDEKVEALDAGADDYLTKPFGVGELLARIKVALRRSLQQAPEPVIQAGELQVDLPHRRVSVRGEEVQLTPTEYELLRMLVTHAGKVLTHSQILRQIWGVAYLEQPHVLRVNISNLRRKIESDASRPRYIVTEPGVGYRLKAE from the coding sequence ATGAAGGGCGAGGACCAGAAGACGAACCTGCCGCGGGTGCTGGTGATCGACGACGAGGTGGCCATCCAGCGTTTCCTGAAGACGGCGCTCGGCACGGGCGATTACTCCGTGCACATCGCCGGCACGGCCCATTCGGGTTTGGCGGCCGCGGTGGCGGTGCGCCCGGACGTGATACTTTTGGACCTTGGGCTCCCGGACCTCGACGGCATGGAGGTCATCAGGCGGGTGCGGGAGTGGTCCCAGGTCCCCATCATCGTCATCTCGGTGCGGGAGCGCGAGGACGAGAAGGTGGAGGCGCTCGACGCCGGCGCGGACGATTACCTGACCAAGCCGTTCGGCGTCGGGGAACTGCTGGCGCGCATCAAGGTGGCTCTGCGGCGTTCGCTGCAGCAGGCCCCCGAGCCGGTCATCCAGGCGGGCGAGCTTCAAGTGGATCTGCCGCATCGGAGGGTGAGCGTGCGTGGGGAAGAGGTGCAGTTGACGCCAACCGAATACGAGCTGTTACGGATGCTGGTGACCCACGCGGGGAAGGTCCTGACCCACAGCCAGATCCTCAGGCAGATATGGGGCGTGGCCTACCTGGAGCAGCCCCACGTCCTGCGGGTCAACATAAGCAACCTCAGGCGCAAGATCGAATCGGATGCGTCCCGGCCGCGCTACATCGTCACGGAGCCTGGGGTGGGGTACCGGCTCAAGGCGGAGTAG
- a CDS encoding DUF4118 domain-containing protein yields the protein MSVNAGKSTLERDSFRERLIGIRDLGPVGYLAAVAMVAAATVICNQARPYLSPVNMVMGYLLVVVLAALFLGRRPAMLSAFLGVLAFDFFFVPPRFSFSVEEKEYLMTFFALFTVGIVISSLVAKARERLDALKVRERQTTSLYHLSRDLAAATDIASLVRAAVENIEHSVGGEVALLLPREGELQIAAASKGFAPERDRLEIAGWCLRSRRMAGAGCDSHGGDPLTYVPLKALVETHGVLVLKLEEETLHPAELHRLLNAYATQVAIALERLRLLQQAQETRILKERENLERALLNSISHDLRTPLTAITGALSAVLEEGEKLNSASRDELLENAREEAARLNRFVGNLLDMTRLEAGVLQLKKEPCDVQDLVGTALGAVDPRLGGVEVTVRLAPELPLVPLDFVLMLQVLVNLLDNALKHGGAGGSIEVGAYAEGARLVIEVADRGPGVPEESLARIFEKFYRTPVPEVVGGTGLGLSICRGIVEAHGGCVRAANRPGGGLTIAVQVPLLAEPEEESR from the coding sequence ATGAGTGTGAACGCGGGGAAATCCACATTAGAGAGGGACTCGTTCCGGGAGCGGTTGATCGGCATCCGGGACCTCGGGCCGGTCGGCTACCTCGCCGCCGTCGCCATGGTCGCGGCGGCGACGGTGATCTGCAACCAGGCGCGCCCCTATCTCTCGCCGGTCAACATGGTCATGGGCTACCTGCTGGTGGTGGTGCTGGCGGCGCTCTTTCTGGGACGCCGGCCCGCCATGCTGAGCGCCTTTTTGGGCGTGCTCGCCTTCGACTTCTTCTTCGTGCCGCCCCGCTTCTCCTTCAGCGTGGAGGAGAAGGAGTACCTGATGACCTTCTTCGCCCTGTTCACCGTGGGGATCGTCATCAGTTCGCTGGTGGCGAAGGCGCGCGAAAGGCTCGATGCGCTCAAGGTGCGCGAACGTCAGACCACGAGCCTGTACCACCTGAGCCGCGACCTCGCGGCCGCGACCGACATCGCGTCCCTGGTGCGGGCAGCGGTCGAAAACATAGAGCACAGCGTCGGGGGGGAGGTGGCCCTGCTCCTGCCGCGCGAGGGGGAGCTCCAAATCGCCGCGGCGAGTAAAGGGTTTGCTCCGGAACGGGACCGGCTGGAGATAGCCGGCTGGTGCCTGCGCAGCCGGCGCATGGCGGGTGCGGGATGCGACTCCCACGGCGGCGACCCGCTCACCTACGTTCCGCTCAAGGCCCTCGTGGAGACCCACGGGGTGCTGGTGTTGAAGCTGGAGGAGGAGACCCTCCACCCGGCGGAGTTGCACCGGTTGTTGAACGCCTATGCCACACAGGTCGCCATCGCGCTGGAACGGCTGCGCCTGCTGCAGCAGGCGCAGGAGACGCGGATTCTCAAGGAGAGGGAGAACCTGGAACGGGCGCTGCTCAACTCGATTTCCCACGACCTGCGCACGCCCCTCACCGCCATCACCGGTGCCCTGAGCGCGGTGCTCGAGGAGGGGGAGAAGCTCAACAGCGCGTCGCGGGACGAACTGCTGGAAAACGCGCGCGAGGAAGCGGCGCGCCTGAACCGGTTCGTCGGGAACCTGCTGGATATGACCCGCCTGGAAGCGGGGGTGCTGCAGTTGAAGAAGGAGCCGTGCGACGTCCAGGACCTGGTCGGCACCGCGTTGGGGGCGGTGGATCCGCGTCTTGGCGGCGTTGAGGTCACGGTGCGGCTCGCCCCGGAGCTGCCGCTCGTGCCGCTCGACTTCGTGCTGATGCTCCAGGTGCTGGTCAACCTGCTGGACAACGCGCTGAAGCATGGTGGGGCCGGAGGGAGTATCGAGGTCGGCGCGTACGCGGAAGGGGCGCGGCTCGTCATCGAGGTCGCAGACCGGGGCCCTGGGGTCCCCGAGGAGTCCCTGGCGCGGATCTTCGAGAAGTTCTACCGGACGCCGGTCCCCGAAGTCGTCGGCGGAACCGGGCTTGGCCTCTCCATCTGCCGGGGCATCGTCGAGGCGCACGGCGGATGCGTGCGGGCCGCGAACCGCCCCGGTGGGGGACTCACAATCGCAGTGCAGGTTCCGCTGCTCGCGGAGCCGGAAGAGGAGAGCCGATGA
- a CDS encoding type II toxin-antitoxin system MqsA family antitoxin, with the protein MARNYKNGDPCPLCGGVLEAKAETEIFSYKGQNLEYDNYIVHECLTCSEQFVGDKTMKESARRLRDFYREVDGLLTSSQIREIRLRLGLSQDAASELLGGGGKSFARYENCEVVQSLAMDHLLRLLDAKPENLDIIKAKGKQTPQTTIPFKAKFGAVMTGHMVVNYGK; encoded by the coding sequence ATGGCACGCAATTATAAAAATGGTGATCCTTGCCCATTATGTGGTGGGGTATTAGAAGCAAAAGCTGAGACAGAGATTTTTTCTTATAAAGGGCAGAACCTGGAGTATGACAATTATATTGTGCACGAATGCCTGACGTGCTCTGAGCAGTTTGTCGGGGATAAGACAATGAAAGAGTCGGCGCGTCGTCTCCGCGACTTTTACAGGGAGGTAGACGGGCTGCTCACGTCTAGCCAGATACGGGAGATTAGGCTGCGTCTTGGGCTTAGTCAGGATGCCGCTTCGGAGCTCCTTGGAGGCGGTGGCAAGAGCTTTGCTAGATACGAGAATTGTGAGGTCGTTCAGAGTTTAGCAATGGATCACCTGCTCCGTCTGCTCGATGCAAAGCCTGAAAATCTAGATATTATTAAAGCGAAGGGTAAGCAGACTCCCCAGACAACCATCCCATTTAAGGCTAAGTTTGGGGCTGTCATGACTGGTCACATGGTTGTTAATTATGGCAAATAG